From a single Lytechinus variegatus isolate NC3 chromosome 9, Lvar_3.0, whole genome shotgun sequence genomic region:
- the LOC121421690 gene encoding uncharacterized protein LOC121421690 has product MCKFDKSQVKITQLIFFVLSMTCIMFNNPSAGTILHAREGETVALNFSYPCDSTTTTLRHGYKLPFYNSAKQDNPTPLRYDLQHFEDSGTDATCLVRLTINPVSRDDEGTFILSVYNGSELLPDYPRIGLRVGYPPGKASCGSSSGHLDGVWMKLHCTAPKGNIAGQIQCYQNSLRLPHLNRPVERGGSLHQVILARMTNHFVQCCSSIFDQTKTISQCVDGGWDPVKNEAITNMTDWNTTPSPFPQSATNLLPGRGSNAPSSNQTLIPDAIESKKMLLKRSLIIVIGLLSSFIIIMIIVTCIKCIIIKKISAQNQHVTTCTCTGLRDMTSS; this is encoded by the coding sequence ATGTGCAAGTTCGACAAAAGTCAAGTTAAAATCACTCAACTCATATTTTTTGTCTTGAGCATGACATGCATCATGTTTAACAATCCAAGTGCTGGTACAATCCTCCATGCTAGAGAAGGGGAGACCGTAGCCCTTAACTTTTCATACCCATGTGACAGCACCACAACCACTTTGCGACATGGATACAAGTTACCCTTCTACAACTCGGCAAAACAAGATAACCCAACACCGCTGCGATATGACCTTCAACATTTTGAGGATAGTGGCACAGATGCTACCTGCTTGGTCCGTTTAACCATAAATCCTGTTTCACGAGATGACGAGGGAACGTTTATTCTCTCGGTATATAACGGGAGTGAGTTGCTACCCGACTACCCAAGGATAGGGTTACGTGTTGGTTACCCTCCTGGTAAGGCATCGTGCGGATCAAGCAGTGGCCATCTAGATGGGGTATGGATGAAGCTACACTGCACTGCTCCCAAAGGAAACATAGCAGGCCAAATTCAGTGTTACCAGAATAGTCTACGGCTTCCGCATTTAAACAGACCGGTTGAACGTGGTGGGTCCTTGCATCAGGTCATACTGGCAAGAATGACTAATCATTTCGTACAATGTTGTTCTTCCATCTTCGATCAAACCAAGACCATATCACAATGTGTGGATGGTGGATGGGATCCAGTCAAGAATGAAGCTATTACAAATATGACAGACTGGAACACTACTCCCTCACCTTTCCCACAATCAGCAACAAACTTGCTTCCAGGCCGAGGAAGCAATGCTCCTTCTTCTAATCAAACCTTGATACCAGATGCGATAGAAAGCAAAAAGATGCTTTTGAAGAGGTCCCTAATTATAGTAATTGGGCTTCTGAGctcattcataattatcatgatcattgttACATGCATCAAGtgtattataataaaaaagattTCAGCCCAAAACCAacatgtaactacatgtacatgtacaggacTTCGTGACATGACTTCGAGCTAA